A region from the Marinobacter sp. SS13-12 genome encodes:
- a CDS encoding serine hydrolase domain-containing protein, whose protein sequence is MNRIARRALHTCAVPDDLASVTCRDVDGERPERAGVSLEVVEDIWRCVEKLYRTGVHPGLQLSVRHRGEHILHRAIGHATGNGPGDGPGAIKVPMTTDTPICYFSASKAVTALLMHILAEQGLVNLMDPVSYYCPEFAGGGKRTITVHQILSHRGGIPAIPRETPIDVLWNRDEIWRLLCEAKPVEVDGAKVAYHAITGGFVLQRVLEKVTGDSIEAFIDRYIRKPMGMRWFTYGIAPEHVPELASNYATGPTPRFPVSWIVNRALGGDIRTVERVANDPRFQEAVIPAGNLCGTAEEMGRFFQMMLNGGVWNGKRICSEMTVRRSIQQFGSLQIDRTMMIPMRFSAGMMLGGNPMGLWGQNSRYAFGHVGLINKLCWADAARDISVSLLNTGIPIVGHHIPALARFIYTVCDRFPVIPESQRPLVAA, encoded by the coding sequence ATGAACCGAATTGCCCGCCGTGCCCTTCATACCTGTGCCGTCCCCGATGATCTGGCGTCTGTAACCTGTCGCGACGTGGATGGAGAAAGGCCGGAACGGGCGGGTGTGTCCCTGGAGGTCGTGGAAGATATCTGGCGCTGCGTGGAAAAACTTTACCGTACCGGTGTGCATCCCGGGCTACAGCTGTCTGTCAGACACCGGGGCGAGCACATTCTGCATCGCGCCATAGGCCATGCTACGGGCAATGGCCCCGGTGATGGACCTGGCGCCATAAAAGTACCCATGACCACCGATACCCCTATTTGCTATTTTTCCGCATCCAAGGCGGTTACCGCGCTGCTGATGCATATCCTGGCGGAGCAGGGGCTGGTGAACCTGATGGACCCGGTGTCCTATTACTGCCCGGAGTTTGCCGGTGGCGGCAAGCGCACGATAACCGTTCACCAGATTCTTTCCCACCGTGGCGGTATACCGGCAATTCCCCGGGAAACACCCATTGATGTGCTCTGGAACAGGGATGAAATCTGGCGGTTATTGTGCGAAGCAAAACCGGTGGAGGTGGATGGCGCCAAGGTGGCCTACCATGCCATCACCGGTGGCTTTGTGTTGCAACGGGTGCTGGAAAAAGTCACCGGCGACTCAATTGAAGCGTTTATTGACCGTTATATCCGCAAACCCATGGGCATGCGCTGGTTCACCTACGGTATTGCACCTGAGCATGTCCCGGAACTGGCCAGCAACTATGCCACCGGGCCAACCCCGCGCTTCCCGGTGTCCTGGATTGTTAATCGTGCCCTCGGTGGTGATATCCGCACCGTGGAGCGAGTGGCGAATGATCCACGTTTCCAGGAGGCGGTGATTCCGGCAGGTAACCTGTGTGGAACGGCGGAAGAAATGGGCCGTTTTTTCCAGATGATGCTCAATGGCGGCGTCTGGAATGGCAAGCGGATTTGCAGTGAAATGACCGTCAGGCGTTCCATTCAGCAGTTTGGTTCATTGCAGATTGACCGCACCATGATGATTCCCATGCGCTTCAGCGCCGGCATGATGCTTGGCGGTAATCCCATGGGGCTATGGGGTCAGAACAGCCGTTATGCCTTTGGCCATGTCGGGCTGATCAACAAATTGTGCTGGGCGGATGCGGCGCGGGATATTTCCGTCAGCCTGCTCAATACCGGCATTCCTATTGTTGGCCACCACATTCCCGCACTTGCGCGTTTCATCTATACCGTGTGTGATCGCTTCCCTGTGATCCCCGAGAGCCAGCGGCCACTGGTTGCGGCCTGA